In Candidatus Methanomethylophilus alvi Mx1201, a genomic segment contains:
- a CDS encoding phenylacetate--CoA ligase family protein → MTFWNEELETMPVEELKEMQFRLLQNEIRTMYEKSEFFRGRMQSVGLTPDDITDMEQFRKIPCMRKSDLRDNYPDGLFVRPYDELVRIHVSSGTTGRPTVVGYTQTDIDNWSESLARGLTSFGVGKKDVFQNMHGYGLFTGGLGVHYAGEKVGATVIPTGVGNTDRQIQLMQDLPVTCLAGTPSYMFHIADVCDQKGVDIRKQTKVTKALAGGEPWSESMRKKLYDRTGIKAYGCYGASEFYGPMFLECDAQCGMHVWADLTLIEILDKDGNPVPDGESGEVVVTMLQKEAFPLIRYKIGDISTLTWEKCRCGRTHPRLGRITGRADDMIVVRGINVFPSQIESVIGEMPFLSPFYHITLTNENYMDKMVVDVEVLPECLPDDVNAINEMSAKVQARLKEILNLKAVVKMNLPGTLERFEGKAKHVTDNRSWD, encoded by the coding sequence ATGACCTTCTGGAACGAAGAACTTGAGACGATGCCTGTCGAGGAGCTCAAAGAGATGCAGTTCAGGCTCCTGCAGAACGAGATCCGCACCATGTACGAGAAGTCCGAGTTCTTCCGCGGGAGGATGCAGTCGGTAGGACTCACCCCGGACGACATCACCGATATGGAACAGTTCAGGAAGATCCCCTGTATGAGGAAATCCGACCTCAGGGACAACTACCCGGACGGTCTCTTCGTCAGACCCTACGACGAACTGGTCAGGATCCATGTGTCTTCCGGGACCACCGGCCGCCCCACCGTGGTCGGCTACACGCAGACCGACATCGACAACTGGTCCGAGTCCCTCGCCAGAGGACTCACCTCCTTCGGCGTCGGGAAGAAGGACGTCTTCCAGAACATGCACGGATACGGACTGTTCACCGGCGGTCTCGGAGTGCATTATGCGGGAGAGAAGGTCGGCGCCACCGTCATCCCTACGGGCGTAGGCAACACCGACAGACAGATCCAACTCATGCAGGACCTCCCCGTCACCTGCCTGGCCGGTACCCCGTCCTACATGTTCCACATAGCGGACGTATGCGACCAGAAGGGCGTAGACATACGTAAACAGACGAAGGTGACCAAAGCCCTCGCCGGAGGCGAACCCTGGTCGGAATCCATGAGGAAGAAGCTCTACGACAGGACCGGCATAAAGGCATACGGATGCTACGGAGCGAGCGAATTCTACGGCCCCATGTTCCTTGAGTGCGACGCCCAGTGCGGGATGCACGTGTGGGCGGACCTCACCCTCATCGAGATCCTGGACAAGGACGGCAACCCTGTTCCGGACGGGGAATCGGGAGAGGTCGTCGTCACCATGCTGCAGAAAGAGGCATTCCCCCTCATCAGATACAAAATCGGCGACATCTCCACCCTCACATGGGAGAAATGCAGATGCGGAAGGACCCACCCGAGGCTCGGGAGGATCACCGGAAGGGCCGACGACATGATAGTCGTCAGAGGGATCAACGTGTTCCCGTCCCAGATAGAGAGCGTCATCGGGGAGATGCCCTTCCTGTCCCCGTTCTACCACATCACCCTCACCAACGAGAACTACATGGATAAGATGGTGGTGGATGTGGAGGTGCTTCCCGAGTGCCTGCCCGACGATGTGAATGCGATCAACGAGATGTCCGCCAAAGTACAGGCCAGGCTCAAGGAGATCCTCAACCTCAAGGCCGTCGTCAAGATGAACCTCCCCGGAACCCTCGAAAGGTTCGAGGGCAAGGCCAAGCACGTCACCGACAACAGGTCCTGGGACTGA
- a CDS encoding ABC transporter ATP-binding protein, producing MSLLEIKDLHVEAGGREILKGVTMNLEEGETCVLFGPNGSGKSTLLSTIMGYGQTTVTSGKIIFKGEDITGMSVDQRAKLGIGMMMQRPPNVIGVKLGELVKVTAANGKGTTGRENEFNMQDFMERDVNVGFSGGEIKRSELLQLSAQSPDFVMLDEPESGVDLENIGLIGKKVHELIYGSEDGKTREKNVSAFVITHTGQIMDYIGADKAFVLIHGKIAREGDPRVILEDIKQNGYGVDDE from the coding sequence ATGTCACTTCTCGAGATTAAAGACCTGCACGTCGAGGCCGGCGGCAGAGAGATCCTCAAGGGCGTCACCATGAATCTTGAGGAGGGCGAGACTTGCGTCCTCTTCGGCCCCAACGGATCCGGAAAGTCCACCCTCCTATCCACCATCATGGGGTATGGACAGACCACCGTCACCTCCGGTAAAATCATCTTCAAAGGCGAGGACATCACCGGCATGTCCGTGGACCAGCGCGCTAAACTGGGCATAGGAATGATGATGCAGAGGCCTCCGAACGTGATAGGGGTCAAGCTGGGAGAACTCGTGAAGGTCACCGCAGCCAACGGGAAGGGCACGACGGGACGCGAGAACGAGTTCAATATGCAGGATTTCATGGAGAGGGACGTGAACGTCGGCTTCTCCGGCGGCGAGATCAAGAGGTCGGAGCTCCTGCAGCTCTCCGCACAGTCCCCGGACTTCGTCATGCTCGACGAGCCCGAGTCCGGTGTGGACCTGGAGAACATAGGCCTCATCGGGAAGAAGGTCCATGAGCTCATCTACGGCTCCGAGGACGGCAAGACCAGGGAGAAGAACGTCTCCGCCTTCGTGATCACGCACACGGGACAGATCATGGATTACATAGGGGCGGACAAGGCCTTCGTCCTCATCCACGGGAAGATCGCCAGGGAGGGCGACCCCAGGGTCATCCTCGAGGATATCAAGCAAAACGGATACGGGGTTGATGACGAATGA
- a CDS encoding YbhB/YbcL family Raf kinase inhibitor-like protein codes for MIVESAGFTDGKIADKYGAKGTEFGAGGMPALSFPLRISGAPAGTASYAIVFDDPDSVPPCGFKWVHWLVAGLKKPYLDEDASRLDPDIVQGANSWMDRGTDRKGASAYGGPSPPDRPHEYVLTVLALDFEPVLKNGFTVEDLNRVSKGHILAKASIKGVYSPKE; via the coding sequence ATGATAGTCGAGAGCGCCGGCTTCACGGACGGCAAGATCGCAGACAAGTACGGAGCGAAAGGGACCGAATTCGGAGCGGGCGGCATGCCTGCGCTGTCGTTCCCCCTGAGGATCTCGGGAGCACCTGCGGGCACCGCATCGTACGCGATCGTGTTCGACGATCCGGACTCGGTCCCGCCCTGCGGGTTCAAGTGGGTCCACTGGCTGGTAGCCGGCCTCAAAAAACCTTATCTGGACGAGGACGCGTCCCGCCTGGACCCCGACATCGTCCAGGGAGCGAACAGCTGGATGGATCGCGGGACCGACAGGAAGGGGGCGAGCGCATACGGCGGACCCTCCCCTCCCGACAGGCCCCACGAATACGTCCTGACGGTCCTGGCCTTGGATTTCGAACCCGTCCTGAAGAACGGGTTCACAGTGGAGGACCTGAACAGGGTGTCCAAGGGACACATATTGGCGAAGGCTTCCATAAAAGGCGTGTACTCCCCGAAGGAATGA
- a CDS encoding nucleoside 2-deoxyribosyltransferase: MSRIYLAGPLFCVAELEYNMSLKEYMAENGEELVLPQECGADIDPRMMGSPDYAFSKAKEVFGKDLGLLDSCDALVMNLDGRVPDEGACVELGYAFARGKPCFGIKTDVRAAEYGIDNMMVVGALGGKIARSREELVSMLRDAGL, from the coding sequence ATGAGCAGGATCTATCTGGCCGGGCCGCTGTTCTGCGTCGCCGAACTGGAATACAACATGTCTCTGAAGGAATATATGGCGGAGAACGGGGAGGAGTTGGTCCTTCCCCAGGAATGCGGTGCCGACATAGATCCCAGGATGATGGGATCTCCGGACTACGCTTTTTCCAAGGCCAAGGAAGTATTCGGAAAGGATCTGGGTCTTCTGGATTCATGCGATGCCCTGGTCATGAACCTCGACGGCAGGGTCCCGGACGAGGGGGCCTGTGTGGAACTGGGTTACGCCTTCGCCAGGGGTAAGCCTTGTTTCGGTATCAAGACCGACGTCCGTGCTGCAGAGTACGGCATAGACAACATGATGGTCGTCGGTGCATTGGGCGGAAAAATAGCCCGTTCCCGGGAGGAGCTCGTCTCCATGCTCCGGGATGCGGGCCTGTAA
- the msrB gene encoding peptide-methionine (R)-S-oxide reductase MsrB, translating to MKEIWFAGGCFWGTERLMSAIPGVVSTEVGYANGDPSLDPSYEEVCRRTTGYRETVHVLYDPAEVSTDYLVYAFYSSIDPSMENGQGNDRGPQYQACIFWKDPETEDTVRRISAVEAMRYRPFCVVLEELKVFRRAEEYHQRYLEKNEHGYCHVDPYLIKQVSDRVFDPSAYKRPSDEEISESLSGSEIYITQNGGTEPPFDNEYDSEFGRGIFVDKVTGEPLFLSQDKYNSHCGWPAFSRPLDPNAMVYLEDRSLPITRIEVRSRVGNTHLGHVFYGDSWSPTRARYCMNSASLRFIPVEDMETEGYGHLVHLVGEKKEMWRSPFSDDVGRI from the coding sequence ATGAAGGAGATATGGTTCGCGGGAGGTTGCTTCTGGGGCACGGAGAGACTCATGTCCGCCATCCCGGGCGTCGTCTCCACCGAGGTCGGATATGCCAACGGGGATCCCTCCCTGGACCCGAGCTACGAAGAAGTATGCCGCCGCACCACCGGATACCGCGAGACCGTACATGTCCTATACGACCCGGCGGAGGTCAGCACCGACTACCTGGTCTATGCGTTCTATTCCTCGATAGACCCCTCCATGGAGAACGGACAGGGGAACGACCGCGGACCGCAGTATCAGGCGTGCATATTCTGGAAGGATCCGGAGACGGAGGACACCGTCAGAAGGATATCCGCCGTAGAGGCCATGAGATACAGACCATTCTGCGTGGTGTTGGAGGAACTGAAGGTGTTCCGGCGCGCAGAGGAATACCACCAGAGGTATCTTGAGAAGAACGAGCACGGATACTGTCACGTGGACCCTTATCTGATAAAACAGGTCTCCGACAGGGTGTTCGACCCGTCGGCATACAAAAGACCCAGCGACGAGGAGATAAGCGAATCGCTGTCGGGATCGGAGATATACATAACCCAGAACGGGGGGACCGAACCGCCTTTCGACAACGAATACGACTCCGAGTTCGGAAGAGGGATATTCGTCGACAAGGTGACGGGGGAACCCCTGTTCCTCTCACAGGACAAATACAACAGCCACTGCGGATGGCCGGCGTTCAGCCGTCCCCTGGATCCCAACGCCATGGTGTATCTGGAGGACCGCAGCCTGCCTATCACGCGCATAGAGGTCCGCAGCCGTGTCGGAAATACACATCTGGGTCATGTGTTCTACGGGGACAGCTGGTCCCCCACCCGCGCAAGATACTGCATGAACAGCGCCTCCCTCCGTTTCATACCGGTGGAGGATATGGAGACCGAAGGCTACGGCCACCTGGTCCATCTGGTGGGGGAGAAGAAGGAGATGTGGCGATCACCTTTTAGCGATGACGTTGGCCGCATATGA
- a CDS encoding SPFH domain-containing protein has translation MDSEILVVLAVVIVFAVVVCVFSGVKIVQPYEQAIYMRLGKFIRVLNPGLNFVCPLINQVVKLELRTEVMDVPKQEVITKDNSPVSVDAIIYIKVIDPKKAFFEVTDYHVATVNLAQTTLRSVIGQMELDEILSNRENINVQLRDTLDEATDKWGVRVENVEIKEVDPASKVKDSMEEQTSAERKRRAAILEADGLKRAAILEAEGKKKSKILEAEGTRQSMILEAEGTRTATILEAQGEAQKLRIMSVGAAAMDSKALSVLSMDTLKSVGQGQSSKIFFPMELTRLVDGISDYVGSTKNVPDRAVSDTEAVREAVGDPDEILGPIPSIEEVQKETESFKKTVQADLDESNALADANTNQKA, from the coding sequence ATGGATTCAGAAATTTTGGTCGTATTGGCGGTCGTCATCGTCTTTGCGGTCGTCGTCTGCGTGTTCAGCGGAGTGAAGATCGTACAGCCTTACGAACAGGCCATCTACATGAGGCTCGGGAAATTCATCCGCGTCCTCAACCCGGGACTCAACTTCGTCTGCCCACTTATAAACCAGGTCGTGAAGCTGGAGCTCCGTACAGAGGTGATGGACGTCCCCAAACAGGAGGTCATCACAAAGGACAACTCCCCCGTATCGGTGGATGCCATCATCTACATCAAGGTCATAGACCCCAAGAAGGCGTTCTTCGAAGTGACGGACTACCATGTCGCCACCGTGAATCTGGCCCAGACCACCCTCCGTTCCGTAATCGGACAGATGGAGCTCGACGAGATCCTCTCCAACAGGGAGAACATAAACGTACAGCTCAGGGACACCCTCGACGAGGCCACGGACAAATGGGGAGTCAGGGTCGAGAACGTGGAGATCAAGGAGGTGGACCCCGCCTCGAAGGTCAAGGACTCCATGGAGGAGCAGACCTCCGCGGAGAGGAAGAGACGTGCGGCCATCCTGGAGGCGGACGGTCTGAAGAGGGCCGCCATCCTGGAGGCCGAGGGTAAGAAGAAATCCAAGATCCTCGAGGCCGAAGGTACCAGACAATCCATGATACTGGAGGCCGAAGGTACCAGGACCGCCACCATACTGGAGGCGCAGGGAGAGGCGCAAAAGCTCCGCATCATGTCGGTGGGAGCGGCCGCCATGGACTCCAAGGCCCTTTCCGTCCTTTCGATGGACACCCTCAAATCGGTAGGTCAGGGACAATCCTCCAAGATATTCTTCCCCATGGAGCTCACCAGGCTCGTGGACGGGATATCGGACTACGTGGGCTCCACCAAGAACGTGCCCGACAGGGCCGTATCCGACACAGAGGCCGTGAGGGAGGCCGTCGGAGATCCCGACGAGATCCTCGGACCCATCCCCTCCATAGAAGAGGTCCAGAAGGAGACGGAATCCTTCAAGAAGACGGTACAGGCGGACTTGGACGAATCCAACGCCCTTGCCGACGCCAACACCAACCAGAAGGCATGA
- a CDS encoding S-adenosylmethionine decarboxylase family protein, translating into MYSMGPKAGPLLSDEEAIAKYNNEKQWGLLVSIDLGECDHDLISSKEHITQFAIDLAKEINMKRYGEPYVVFFGDEPKVQGYSLCQLIETSMISGHFAEDTDRCFIDVFSCREFPPEKTAKYVQKYFGAKKMEYSVSFRDI; encoded by the coding sequence ATGTACTCTATGGGACCTAAGGCCGGACCTCTCCTCTCCGACGAGGAGGCTATTGCGAAATACAACAACGAGAAGCAGTGGGGACTGCTCGTCAGCATCGATCTCGGCGAGTGCGACCACGACCTGATCTCCTCGAAAGAACACATCACCCAGTTCGCCATCGATCTCGCCAAGGAGATCAACATGAAGAGATACGGCGAGCCTTACGTCGTATTCTTCGGAGACGAGCCCAAGGTACAGGGATACTCCCTCTGCCAGCTCATCGAGACCTCTATGATCTCCGGCCACTTCGCCGAGGACACCGACAGGTGCTTCATCGACGTGTTCTCCTGCAGGGAGTTCCCTCCCGAGAAGACCGCCAAGTACGTTCAGAAGTACTTCGGAGCGAAGAAGATGGAGTACTCCGTCTCCTTCAGGGACATCTGA
- a CDS encoding DUF6951 family protein, translating into MSECKVTVDPGVCKLGTVIVAKPSEDMMSVVFEVETSCPNIRKMADKVGAVNAYEAMGMKMCENPVYVAANECCPHAACPVPCAFIKAMEVAADLGLKKDVSFKIE; encoded by the coding sequence ATGAGCGAGTGCAAAGTTACCGTGGATCCCGGTGTATGCAAACTCGGGACAGTCATCGTCGCCAAACCCTCCGAGGACATGATGAGCGTCGTCTTCGAGGTGGAGACCTCCTGCCCCAACATCAGGAAGATGGCCGATAAGGTCGGCGCCGTCAATGCGTATGAGGCGATGGGTATGAAGATGTGCGAGAACCCCGTGTATGTGGCCGCCAACGAGTGCTGCCCCCATGCGGCGTGTCCCGTCCCCTGCGCCTTCATCAAAGCCATGGAGGTCGCGGCCGACCTCGGACTCAAGAAGGACGTCTCATTCAAGATCGAGTGA
- a CDS encoding tyrosine-type recombinase/integrase codes for MDNNLNAHALFPSKDSADGYLSGNAIRRIKAVVEDDLDVKFDLRMCRRTFGQRYLDSDVDIESVSVLMGHASTKTTEGFYSRKRLNKAIDNARNSWLSSGGQ; via the coding sequence GTGGACAATAACCTGAACGCACACGCGCTTTTTCCGTCGAAAGACAGTGCGGACGGGTATCTTTCCGGCAACGCGATTCGCAGGATAAAGGCTGTTGTGGAGGACGATCTAGACGTGAAATTCGACCTCCGCATGTGCCGCAGGACGTTCGGACAGAGATATCTGGACAGTGACGTCGACATCGAATCGGTGTCGGTATTGATGGGACATGCGAGCACCAAAACCACGGAGGGATTCTACAGCAGAAAGAGGCTCAACAAGGCCATAGACAACGCAAGGAACTCATGGTTGTCCAGTGGTGGACAGTGA
- a CDS encoding GNAT family N-acetyltransferase, which produces MSIEIRHDRCAARISALDGEREVGYVTYSISEGTMDIEHTVVLPEMRGQGIAARLVDRALDFARDEGLKAVASCSYAANVIAKR; this is translated from the coding sequence ATGTCGATAGAGATACGTCACGACAGGTGTGCGGCGCGCATATCCGCATTGGATGGTGAAAGGGAGGTCGGGTATGTCACGTACTCTATATCGGAAGGTACAATGGACATCGAGCATACTGTCGTGCTTCCTGAGATGAGAGGGCAGGGTATTGCCGCCCGTCTTGTGGACAGAGCGCTCGATTTCGCACGTGACGAAGGTCTGAAGGCCGTAGCCTCGTGCTCATATGCGGCCAACGTCATCGCTAAAAGGTGA
- the gpmA gene encoding 2,3-diphosphoglycerate-dependent phosphoglycerate mutase produces MKQLVLVRHGESEWNKKNLFTGWTDVDLSEKGWEEARSAGAMMRDEGFVFDRCYTSYLRRAIHTAHAALGEMDLEWIDEVKDWRLNERHYGALQGLNKSETAEKYGEEQVLLWRRSYDVRPPALSEEDPRNPGKEARYEGAPAEGRPLTESLKDTVARVVPYYEGTIRKDVEAGRKVVVFAHGNSIRALVKYLDGMSDEEITKVNIPTGVPLVYTFDDSMSVVSKRYLGDADAVAAKQKAVSEQGKKKQ; encoded by the coding sequence ATGAAGCAGCTTGTCCTGGTGAGGCACGGAGAGAGCGAGTGGAACAAGAAGAACCTTTTCACAGGGTGGACCGATGTGGACCTTTCCGAGAAGGGGTGGGAGGAGGCCAGGTCCGCCGGGGCCATGATGAGGGACGAGGGATTCGTCTTCGACAGGTGCTATACCTCCTACTTAAGGAGGGCCATACACACCGCCCACGCGGCCCTGGGCGAGATGGATCTGGAATGGATCGATGAGGTCAAGGACTGGAGGCTCAACGAGAGGCACTACGGCGCCCTCCAGGGTCTCAACAAGTCCGAGACCGCGGAGAAGTACGGGGAGGAGCAGGTCCTCCTCTGGAGGCGTTCCTACGACGTCCGTCCTCCGGCGTTGTCCGAGGAGGACCCCCGCAATCCGGGGAAGGAGGCGAGGTACGAGGGCGCACCTGCCGAGGGACGTCCCCTGACCGAGAGCCTCAAGGACACGGTCGCCCGCGTGGTCCCCTATTACGAGGGGACGATAAGGAAGGATGTGGAGGCTGGCAGGAAGGTGGTCGTGTTCGCCCACGGCAACTCCATACGTGCGCTCGTGAAGTATCTGGACGGGATGTCCGACGAGGAAATCACGAAGGTGAACATCCCCACCGGTGTGCCTCTGGTATACACCTTCGACGACTCGATGTCCGTGGTATCCAAAAGGTATCTCGGGGATGCGGATGCGGTGGCGGCCAAACAGAAGGCCGTCAGCGAGCAGGGCAAGAAAAAACAATGA
- a CDS encoding MtaA/CmuA family methyltransferase, which yields MNRKDAVLDALNGDGEDIPPAAVFTQTATVSQMERCGSRWPEANYDPDMMCKLALECSRSFGFSTVRVPFCVSIEAERLGCAVDRGSIGSQPSVISSPYRMEEGFSDVPEDLMSPAEFVSGGRCTVVSESVHSLAEKHGDDLVVVAGITGPLTTLTHVLGAENLLMGMVLCPERVYGWLDAVTPMIKTYAETLAHCGADDIQVTEGSASPDLTPPHDFERFAGGRLRSIFSGIGCKKSLHICGEAYEILDGMVSTGADALSIEKRAGMGHAVERVGGRAVLIGCVDPVGTLLSGTPADVVTEARACADCGFGIIAPGCGVPPMTPDDNLNALAHYDGM from the coding sequence ATGAACAGGAAAGACGCTGTGCTGGATGCCTTGAACGGCGACGGGGAAGACATCCCTCCGGCCGCCGTCTTCACACAGACCGCGACCGTGTCCCAGATGGAACGCTGCGGAAGCCGTTGGCCGGAAGCTAACTATGACCCAGACATGATGTGCAAACTGGCATTGGAATGTTCCAGGTCTTTCGGTTTCTCAACGGTCCGCGTACCTTTCTGCGTCTCGATCGAGGCGGAACGTCTCGGATGTGCCGTGGACCGCGGCAGCATCGGCAGCCAACCCTCCGTAATCTCCTCCCCGTACCGTATGGAAGAAGGGTTCTCGGACGTACCGGAGGATCTGATGTCCCCTGCGGAGTTCGTTTCCGGAGGGAGATGTACGGTCGTTTCCGAATCGGTACATTCGCTGGCGGAGAAACACGGCGACGACCTTGTCGTGGTGGCGGGGATAACGGGGCCGCTCACCACCCTGACCCACGTCCTTGGTGCGGAGAACCTCCTGATGGGGATGGTCCTCTGTCCCGAACGCGTGTATGGATGGCTGGATGCCGTGACCCCCATGATAAAGACGTATGCGGAAACACTGGCACATTGCGGTGCCGACGACATCCAGGTCACCGAGGGCTCCGCCTCCCCCGACCTCACCCCTCCTCATGACTTCGAGAGGTTCGCAGGAGGACGTCTGAGATCCATATTCTCCGGGATCGGATGCAAAAAGTCCCTGCACATCTGCGGAGAGGCATATGAGATCCTCGACGGCATGGTCTCGACAGGTGCGGACGCACTCTCCATCGAAAAAAGAGCCGGAATGGGACATGCGGTGGAACGTGTCGGCGGAAGGGCCGTGCTCATCGGATGCGTGGACCCGGTAGGTACCCTCCTCTCCGGGACCCCTGCGGACGTTGTTACAGAAGCCCGTGCCTGTGCCGACTGCGGATTCGGCATAATAGCCCCGGGATGCGGCGTACCGCCCATGACCCCCGATGACAACCTGAATGCACTGGCACATTACGACGGGATGTGA
- a CDS encoding NfeD family protein — protein MEVATVAIVVMILGLVVLTVEAFFPGGYLLIPGAILVIVGAYGYAAPDNFYTMWTPVVAIISAVPVTAATVFLYKRLGSPEVPSTTVSDSLIGKEGTVVVGISPGNIKGKVKIGSDTWSAEADEDIPAGTAVVVDHSEGVHVHVVRK, from the coding sequence ATGGAAGTCGCTACGGTTGCCATCGTGGTTATGATACTCGGGCTCGTCGTCCTGACCGTGGAAGCGTTCTTCCCGGGAGGGTACCTGCTCATCCCGGGGGCCATCCTGGTGATCGTCGGGGCCTACGGCTACGCCGCCCCCGATAACTTCTACACCATGTGGACCCCTGTGGTGGCCATAATCTCCGCGGTACCGGTGACGGCCGCCACGGTGTTCCTCTATAAGAGGCTGGGATCGCCCGAGGTCCCCTCCACCACCGTCTCCGATTCCCTGATCGGGAAGGAGGGGACGGTGGTCGTCGGCATCAGCCCCGGGAACATAAAGGGCAAGGTCAAGATCGGGTCCGATACATGGAGTGCCGAGGCCGACGAGGACATCCCCGCCGGCACCGCCGTGGTGGTGGACCACAGCGAAGGTGTCCACGTCCATGTGGTAAGGAAGTGA